From one Paractinoplanes brasiliensis genomic stretch:
- a CDS encoding MFS transporter, protein MPVIQGHVRVFYQLLVNTLLVSVTNFTVWFAITFYTYLETRSVFATGVISGIFLVMTALTGIWFGSLVDHHPKKTMMQISAGISLTTYVLALVLYQLTPREQFRDPASVPLWGLIVLLMVGVIAGNIRTIALPTMVTALIAEGTRDRANGLVGTASGVSFLVTSVISGLLVALGGMLWVLVTGIVVLALALTHLALVRVPTSLTTASDAFPADAPSFPAPAITADPALAPPISAAPASTPPISAAPAPAPPISAAPAPAPPAGAPAVPARIEAAAGATPPPAAPQDRAAVPNPGASAATTAPAGAGAQLGTEASASQRADADPRVKIPPVPGAEANSGGIDLRGTMRVIAGVPGLTALIIFSAFNNLLGGVFMALLDAYGLSMMSVQGWGLLWGVLSTGFIVGGLLVSRTGLGHNPVRLLLLINIVCWTVTLLFPLRASIIWLAIGLYAYMLVVPYAEAAEQTILQKVVPYERQGRVFGFAQSVEQAASPLTAFLISPLAQFVFIPFMTDGAGARLIGSWFGTGAARGLALVFMITGVAGLIVTAVALRSRPYRRLSTRYTTAA, encoded by the coding sequence ATGCCGGTCATCCAAGGTCACGTGCGCGTCTTCTACCAGCTGCTGGTCAACACGCTGCTCGTGTCGGTCACGAACTTCACCGTCTGGTTCGCGATCACGTTCTACACGTACCTGGAGACACGGTCGGTCTTCGCCACCGGCGTCATCTCGGGCATCTTCCTGGTGATGACGGCGCTGACCGGGATCTGGTTCGGCAGCCTGGTCGACCACCACCCCAAGAAGACGATGATGCAGATCTCGGCCGGGATCTCGCTCACCACGTACGTGCTGGCCCTGGTCCTCTATCAGCTGACGCCGCGCGAGCAGTTCCGCGATCCGGCGAGTGTGCCGTTGTGGGGGCTGATCGTCCTGCTGATGGTCGGGGTGATCGCGGGCAACATCCGGACGATCGCGCTGCCGACCATGGTCACCGCGTTGATCGCGGAGGGCACCCGCGACCGCGCGAACGGCCTGGTCGGCACCGCGTCGGGCGTGTCGTTCCTGGTCACCTCGGTGATCAGCGGCCTGCTGGTCGCGCTCGGCGGCATGCTCTGGGTGCTCGTCACCGGCATCGTCGTGCTGGCGCTCGCCCTCACCCACCTCGCCCTGGTACGGGTGCCCACCAGCCTGACCACGGCGTCCGACGCATTTCCGGCCGACGCCCCCTCGTTCCCAGCGCCCGCGATCACTGCGGACCCGGCCCTTGCGCCCCCGATCTCCGCAGCCCCAGCCTCTACGCCTCCGATCTCCGCAGCCCCGGCCCCTGCGCCTCCGATCTCCGCAGCCCCGGCCCCTGCGCCCCCGGCCGGCGCTCCCGCGGTCCCCGCCAGGATCGAAGCAGCGGCGGGAGCCACCCCGCCCCCAGCCGCTCCCCAAGACCGCGCCGCCGTTCCGAATCCAGGAGCTTCCGCCGCAACCACCGCCCCAGCAGGTGCCGGCGCGCAACTCGGCACGGAAGCCTCAGCCTCGCAGCGGGCCGACGCCGATCCGCGGGTAAAGATCCCACCGGTTCCCGGCGCCGAAGCGAACTCGGGCGGGATCGACCTGCGGGGCACGATGCGCGTGATCGCCGGCGTCCCGGGCCTCACCGCCCTGATCATCTTCTCGGCGTTCAACAACCTGCTCGGTGGCGTCTTCATGGCGCTGCTCGACGCGTACGGGCTCTCGATGATGTCCGTGCAGGGCTGGGGCCTGCTCTGGGGCGTACTGAGCACCGGCTTCATCGTCGGCGGGCTGCTCGTCTCGCGCACCGGGCTGGGCCACAACCCGGTGCGGCTCCTGCTGCTGATCAACATCGTGTGCTGGACCGTGACCCTGCTGTTCCCCCTGCGCGCCTCGATCATCTGGCTCGCGATCGGCCTGTACGCGTACATGCTCGTCGTCCCGTACGCCGAGGCAGCCGAGCAGACGATCCTGCAGAAGGTGGTTCCGTACGAGCGTCAGGGCCGGGTCTTCGGGTTCGCGCAGAGCGTCGAGCAGGCCGCATCCCCGCTGACCGCGTTCCTGATCTCGCCGCTGGCCCAGTTCGTCTTCATCCCGTTCATGACCGACGGCGCCGGCGCCCGCCTGATCGGCTCGTGGTTCGGCACCGGCGCCGCCCGGGGGCTCGCCCTGGTCTTCATGATCACTGGAGTGGCCGGCCTGATCGTCACGGCCGTGGCGTTGCGCAGCCGCCCCTATCGAAGGCTCAGCACCCGCTACACCACGGCCGCGTAG